From one Candidatus Nitrospira nitrosa genomic stretch:
- a CDS encoding DegT/DnrJ/EryC1/StrS family aminotransferase, translating into MNGPPTTQHELNPRWCLAYDTIDRHDTDRLIEWLRTYPRLTKGTVTCDFESRWSSWLNSSHSIFCNSGSSANLLMYYALLASGRLRNKKVIVPSVGWVTSIAPAIQFGFEPIMCEADSETFGLDLDHLETLLKQHHAQTVMLVQVLGVPHKMRELMALKARYEFVLLEDACAAIGATYEGRRVGSFGDMGSFSFYFGHQMSTIEGGMVSTDDPKMRDLLLMLRSHGWSKDLDRATHHSLVTRYGIDDFHSPFVFYEPGFNLRSTDLNAFIGIGQLEKLDWMTEQRRQNHARYLDRLSGSFYVQRHPADSEVASISVGLLAESRQQRQRIVRALSARGVETRIFSAGNLGLHPFWMNRYGAASFPVADRIHHCGFFLPNHPSLSEEDIATISTIVLEAA; encoded by the coding sequence ATGAACGGTCCACCTACGACGCAACACGAGCTCAATCCTCGATGGTGTTTGGCGTACGACACAATCGACCGTCACGACACTGATCGCCTGATCGAGTGGCTTCGTACGTATCCCCGATTAACGAAGGGGACTGTTACGTGCGACTTTGAGTCGCGTTGGTCAAGCTGGTTGAATTCCTCGCACTCCATATTCTGCAACTCTGGGTCGTCCGCCAATCTCTTGATGTACTACGCGCTTCTGGCCTCAGGGCGGTTGCGTAACAAGAAAGTGATCGTTCCCAGCGTGGGCTGGGTCACATCGATTGCGCCGGCGATCCAATTCGGTTTTGAGCCCATTATGTGTGAGGCTGATTCGGAGACGTTCGGTCTCGACTTAGATCATCTCGAAACGCTACTAAAACAGCATCACGCTCAGACCGTCATGCTCGTCCAAGTGCTTGGTGTCCCTCACAAAATGCGGGAACTGATGGCATTGAAGGCTCGCTATGAGTTCGTGCTTCTCGAAGACGCGTGTGCGGCAATCGGAGCGACCTACGAGGGGCGGAGAGTCGGCTCATTTGGTGATATGGGCAGTTTCTCATTTTACTTCGGCCATCAAATGTCGACGATCGAGGGCGGCATGGTCTCTACCGATGATCCCAAGATGAGAGATCTACTGCTCATGCTCAGAAGCCACGGCTGGAGCAAGGACTTGGACAGAGCGACACATCACTCGCTTGTAACGCGATACGGTATCGATGATTTTCATTCACCCTTTGTGTTTTATGAGCCGGGCTTCAACCTCCGGTCGACAGACTTGAACGCGTTCATCGGGATCGGGCAACTGGAAAAGCTGGATTGGATGACGGAGCAGCGCCGGCAGAACCATGCTCGCTATTTGGATCGCTTGAGTGGAAGTTTCTACGTTCAACGTCATCCGGCAGATAGTGAAGTAGCCAGCATTTCTGTCGGACTCTTGGCGGAGTCTCGTCAACAGCGGCAGCGCATCGTCCGAGCCCTCTCTGCCCGTGGCGTGGAGACACGCATTTTCTCAGCCGGCAATCTTGGTCTGCATCCGTTCTGGATGAACCGCTATGGGGCAGCCAGCTTCCCGGTCGCCGATCGGATTCATCACTGTGGGTTCTTTCTACCGAATCACCCAAGCCTGAGCGAAGAAGACATTGCGACGATTTCCACTATCGTTCTGGAGGCAGCGTGA
- a CDS encoding flagellar brake protein, with translation MNEVVEATPSPAAFLSVGLAVKLSLTLDGQKVMYGSTLLGWKDHAWLVCAWPLPLSPDQLVERGTPCTISYLHEGKLVGYRTEIRDLITSPVPLLFVAYPKAVEEMHLRKHLRASANEPILLMQVDRTTPSTSVLPAGSYFGGLLKDLSGGGCSVIMVRRPAWLRAGSTVRLEFELPGLGHITNLTGVVKSVEVRHGSEAIGIEFRFDEMEYIEYRGWGGSVRSAIEQWATQKMISLSSS, from the coding sequence ATGAACGAAGTAGTCGAAGCGACTCCCTCTCCAGCAGCGTTCTTATCAGTCGGATTGGCCGTCAAACTTTCTCTGACGCTCGATGGGCAGAAGGTGATGTATGGCTCAACGCTGTTGGGTTGGAAGGATCACGCCTGGCTTGTCTGTGCATGGCCTCTGCCCCTGAGCCCTGACCAGCTGGTGGAGAGGGGGACTCCGTGCACCATAAGCTATCTTCACGAGGGGAAACTGGTTGGGTATCGAACTGAAATTCGCGATCTGATTACGTCGCCGGTGCCGTTACTCTTTGTCGCCTATCCGAAGGCCGTGGAAGAAATGCATCTACGCAAACATCTTCGGGCATCCGCTAATGAACCGATCCTATTGATGCAAGTGGACAGGACAACTCCATCAACCTCTGTGTTGCCTGCCGGCAGCTATTTTGGTGGTTTGTTGAAAGATCTCAGTGGGGGAGGATGCAGTGTCATCATGGTTCGAAGACCAGCGTGGTTGCGCGCCGGATCGACTGTTCGTCTGGAATTCGAGCTTCCTGGACTGGGGCATATTACCAATCTGACCGGTGTTGTGAAGAGCGTCGAGGTGCGGCATGGCAGTGAAGCGATTGGGATTGAGTTTCGGTTCGATGAAATGGAGTACATCGAATATCGCGGCTGGGGTGGATCAGTCAGGAGTGCGATTGAGCAGTGGGCGACACAGAAAATGATCTCGCTGTCATCATCTTGA
- a CDS encoding HD-GYP domain-containing protein, with translation MATKRISIDQLILGMYLVDMDVPWYRTPFLSHKFAIKDLDTIHLMKRHGIRMVTIDTSKGLDVPSTPSPTSPESLEHSAQPEPPHLESPPPANTIAPAGIATCDAHQLPSVIYAQAQEAVERIFSDLERGIPPSPEATKAIVSTVLAHVLSDHAAMATQLAIQKIKQFDRSLTTHALDTCILSLIVALEIGLDQPTQELVGMGALLHDSGYVRLPRNLVRKRDECTGQDKTLLEQHCKLGVAVLAEQPGMPEDVLRVVKEHHERSDGSGFPAALHHDQTSQLAQIVGIVDFYDGMVSRRGTRPSMMPHDAVRQLFLAGERGQFEKSLVELMIRSIGVYPVGSLVRLNTGEQAVVVGVNPQQRLKPLVKITTDPQGGSYPTPIEVDLATPSADHTVRSVLRVLDPIRERVNIGIHLDNSDLRAA, from the coding sequence ATGGCCACAAAACGTATTTCAATCGATCAACTGATTCTCGGGATGTACCTCGTTGACATGGACGTCCCATGGTACCGCACGCCGTTTCTTTCCCATAAATTTGCTATTAAGGACCTGGACACCATTCACCTCATGAAGCGTCATGGGATCAGGATGGTCACGATCGACACGAGTAAGGGACTTGATGTGCCATCGACCCCTTCCCCGACCAGTCCGGAAAGCCTCGAGCACAGCGCACAGCCAGAACCGCCCCATCTTGAATCACCCCCACCTGCGAACACGATCGCACCTGCTGGAATAGCAACGTGTGATGCTCATCAGCTGCCCTCGGTCATCTATGCCCAAGCTCAGGAAGCTGTAGAGCGCATCTTCTCTGATCTTGAACGTGGTATTCCTCCCTCACCCGAAGCAACCAAAGCCATCGTGTCGACCGTCCTGGCGCACGTACTCAGCGATCATGCTGCGATGGCTACTCAGCTTGCCATTCAAAAAATCAAACAGTTTGACCGATCCCTGACAACCCATGCACTGGATACCTGCATTCTGTCACTCATCGTAGCCCTTGAGATCGGACTGGATCAGCCAACCCAGGAACTCGTTGGAATGGGGGCGTTGCTGCACGATTCCGGCTATGTGCGATTGCCTCGCAATTTAGTGCGCAAGCGAGATGAATGCACCGGACAGGACAAGACCCTTCTGGAGCAGCACTGCAAACTAGGTGTCGCTGTGCTCGCTGAACAGCCAGGGATGCCCGAGGATGTCTTGCGCGTCGTAAAAGAGCATCATGAGCGGAGCGATGGGAGCGGATTTCCTGCGGCCCTCCACCACGATCAGACTTCCCAACTCGCGCAAATCGTCGGCATCGTCGACTTTTATGACGGCATGGTGAGCCGACGTGGCACACGTCCCTCTATGATGCCTCACGACGCCGTTCGACAACTGTTCCTGGCCGGAGAGCGCGGCCAATTCGAGAAGTCTCTCGTGGAACTGATGATCCGAAGCATCGGCGTCTACCCAGTGGGAAGTTTGGTCAGACTCAATACTGGAGAACAAGCTGTGGTCGTTGGAGTCAACCCTCAGCAGCGACTCAAACCACTCGTCAAGATCACGACCGACCCACAGGGAGGCTCCTATCCCACTCCGATCGAGGTGGATCTCGCCACACCATCTGCAGACCATACGGTACGCTCGGTCCTTCGTGTGCTCGACCCAATTCGTGAACGAGTCAACATCGGGATTCACCTGGACAATTCTGACCTGCGAGCCGCGTAA